The following proteins are encoded in a genomic region of Methylibium petroleiphilum PM1:
- a CDS encoding SDR family oxidoreductase yields the protein MKPLLLITGASRGIGAATATLAARQGWAVALNYARDDAAARALVEHLRGGGGEAEAYRADVSDDAQVRAMFAAIDAHFGAGRLRGLVNNAGVVDVAARVDAMPVERVQRMFAINVFGSFWCAREALLRMSRVHGGTGGAIVNVSSAATRIGSPGQYVDYASAKGAIDTFTLGLAREVATEGVRVNAVRPGIIDTEIHASGGQPDRAARAAPQLPMQRAGSADEVAQSIVWLLSDAASYVTGALLDVSGGR from the coding sequence ATGAAACCCCTGCTGCTCATCACCGGCGCCAGCCGCGGCATCGGCGCCGCGACCGCAACGCTCGCCGCCCGGCAAGGCTGGGCCGTCGCCCTGAACTATGCACGCGACGACGCGGCCGCGCGCGCGCTGGTCGAACACCTCCGCGGCGGGGGCGGGGAGGCCGAGGCCTACCGCGCCGACGTGTCCGACGACGCGCAGGTGCGCGCGATGTTCGCCGCGATCGACGCGCACTTCGGCGCCGGCCGGCTGCGCGGGCTGGTCAACAACGCCGGCGTCGTGGATGTTGCAGCGCGCGTCGATGCGATGCCGGTCGAGCGCGTGCAGCGCATGTTCGCGATCAACGTGTTCGGCAGCTTCTGGTGCGCCCGTGAGGCACTGTTGCGCATGAGCCGCGTGCATGGCGGCACGGGCGGCGCGATCGTCAACGTGTCCTCGGCGGCCACGCGCATCGGCTCGCCCGGGCAGTACGTGGACTACGCGTCCGCCAAGGGCGCGATCGACACCTTCACGCTCGGGCTGGCGCGCGAGGTGGCGACCGAGGGCGTGCGCGTGAACGCGGTGCGGCCCGGCATCATCGACACCGAGATCCACGCCTCCGGCGGCCAGCCGGACCGCGCCGCGCGGGCCGCGCCGCAGCTGCCGATGCAGCGCGCCGGCAGCGCCGACGAAGTGGCGCAGAGCATCGTGTGGCTGCTGTCCGACGCGGCCAGCTACGTCACCGGCGCGCTGCTCGACGTGTCGGGCGGGCGCTAG
- a CDS encoding D-amino acid dehydrogenase has product MKVIVLGAGIIGVSTAWYLLEQGHEVTVVDRQPDAALETSFANGAQISVSFCEPWANAEAPLKVLKWLARDDSPLLFRPKLDPWQWRWGLSFLTQCTDGAFERNVQQLVALGRYSHESLKALVAQTGIEYHRLERGILHFFSSQKDLEGGAAGAELMRRHGVDRRVLSRDEVLRVEPALASYGPRIAGGTYTRSDESGDARVFTQELAKRCAARGAVFLYGHAIDGLDREGDRLGAVRIHDLASQQPRTLKADAFVAALGSYTAPLLRPLGVHLNIYPAKGYSATLKLRRPERASVVSMIDDARKIAVSRLGDEVRIAGTAELAGYDTGLDSPTARVRCQALVRRYEELFPGVADLSAPNFWAGLRPSTPTNIPCIGRSRIANLWVNAGHGTLGWTHGAGSGRALAELISGQRPALEFGFLGERRSGPTWAGARRATAAAPSQA; this is encoded by the coding sequence ATGAAGGTCATCGTCCTGGGCGCCGGCATCATCGGCGTCAGCACCGCCTGGTACCTGCTCGAGCAGGGGCACGAGGTCACGGTCGTCGACCGCCAGCCCGACGCCGCGCTGGAAACCAGCTTCGCCAACGGGGCGCAGATCTCGGTCAGCTTCTGCGAGCCCTGGGCCAACGCCGAGGCGCCGTTGAAGGTGCTGAAGTGGCTGGCGCGCGACGACTCGCCGCTGCTGTTCCGCCCCAAGCTCGATCCCTGGCAATGGCGCTGGGGCCTGAGCTTCCTGACGCAATGCACCGACGGCGCCTTCGAGCGCAACGTGCAGCAGCTCGTCGCGCTGGGCCGCTACAGCCACGAGTCGCTGAAGGCCCTGGTGGCGCAGACCGGCATCGAGTACCACCGGCTCGAGCGCGGCATCCTGCATTTCTTCAGCAGCCAGAAGGATCTCGAAGGCGGCGCGGCCGGTGCCGAGCTGATGCGCCGCCACGGCGTCGACCGCCGCGTGCTGTCGCGCGACGAGGTGCTGCGCGTCGAGCCGGCGCTGGCGAGCTACGGCCCGCGCATCGCCGGCGGCACCTACACGCGGAGCGACGAATCGGGCGACGCACGCGTGTTCACGCAGGAGCTGGCGAAGCGCTGCGCCGCGCGCGGTGCGGTCTTCCTGTACGGCCACGCGATCGATGGCCTGGACCGCGAAGGCGATCGGCTGGGCGCGGTGCGCATCCACGACCTCGCGTCACAGCAGCCGCGCACGCTGAAGGCCGATGCCTTCGTGGCGGCGCTCGGCTCCTACACGGCACCGCTGCTGCGGCCGCTCGGCGTGCACCTCAACATCTACCCGGCCAAGGGCTACTCGGCGACGCTGAAGCTGCGCCGGCCGGAGCGCGCGAGCGTGGTCAGCATGATCGACGACGCGCGCAAGATCGCCGTCTCGCGCCTGGGCGACGAGGTCCGCATCGCCGGCACCGCCGAGCTGGCCGGCTACGACACCGGCCTCGACAGCCCCACCGCGCGCGTGCGCTGCCAGGCGCTGGTGCGGCGCTACGAAGAGCTGTTTCCCGGCGTGGCCGATCTGTCCGCACCGAACTTCTGGGCCGGCCTGCGGCCGAGCACGCCCACCAACATTCCCTGCATCGGCCGCAGCCGCATCGCGAACCTGTGGGTCAACGCCGGCCACGGCACGCTCGGCTGGACGCATGGCGCGGGCTCCGGGCGGGCGCTGGCCGAACTGATCAGCGGCCAGCGGCCGGCACTCGAGTTCGGCTTCCTCGGCGAGCGCCGGAGCGGCCCCACCTGGGCTGGTGCACGCCGCGCCACGGCGGCAGCGCCCTCGCAAGCCTGA
- a CDS encoding LysE/ArgO family amino acid transporter, with protein sequence MLSPSLLPDPAVPAALLQGALMMGGLIVAIGAQNALVLRQGVMRAHVLPVVLLCTLSDWLLVALGVFGLGALIAAQPLLLEAFRYGGAAFLVAYGWRAARQAWQGSAAGLQLAAGGGSLGGALSTTLALTYLNPHVYLDTVVLVGGVGAQHAGAAQLGFVAGAWLASAAWFALLGFGAVGAARFLRQPAAWRAIDALVAVVMWAVAAQLLLTPLKQA encoded by the coding sequence ATGCTGTCTCCCAGCCTCCTGCCAGACCCCGCCGTGCCCGCCGCGCTGCTGCAGGGCGCGCTGATGATGGGCGGCCTGATCGTCGCGATCGGCGCCCAGAACGCCCTGGTGCTGCGCCAGGGCGTGATGCGCGCGCACGTGCTGCCGGTGGTGCTGCTCTGCACGCTGTCGGACTGGCTGCTGGTGGCGCTGGGCGTGTTCGGCCTCGGGGCGCTGATCGCCGCGCAGCCGCTGCTGCTGGAAGCCTTCCGCTACGGCGGTGCGGCCTTCCTGGTGGCCTACGGCTGGCGCGCCGCGCGCCAGGCCTGGCAGGGCTCGGCCGCCGGGCTGCAGCTCGCCGCCGGCGGCGGCTCGCTCGGCGGCGCGCTGAGCACCACGCTCGCGCTCACCTACCTGAATCCGCACGTCTATCTGGACACCGTGGTGCTGGTCGGCGGCGTCGGCGCCCAGCACGCCGGTGCGGCGCAGCTGGGCTTCGTGGCCGGCGCCTGGCTGGCGTCGGCGGCGTGGTTCGCGCTGCTCGGTTTCGGCGCGGTCGGCGCGGCGCGCTTCCTGCGCCAGCCGGCCGCATGGCGGGCGATCGACGCACTGGTCGCCGTGGTGATGTGGGCGGTCGCGGCGCAGTTGCTGCTGACGCCGCTGAAGCAGGCTTGA
- a CDS encoding MoaD/ThiS family protein, translated as MVSVTFTAHLQRHVDCPRHVLQAATLAEALEQVFKTSPRARGYLLDDQGALRAHVAVFIDGQRARDRQHLSDALRPDADVHVLQALTGG; from the coding sequence ATGGTCAGCGTCACGTTCACGGCCCACCTGCAGCGCCACGTCGACTGTCCGCGGCACGTGCTGCAGGCCGCGACGCTGGCCGAAGCCCTTGAGCAGGTGTTCAAGACCAGCCCGCGGGCACGCGGTTACCTGCTCGATGACCAGGGCGCCCTGCGCGCTCACGTCGCGGTGTTCATCGACGGGCAGCGGGCCCGGGATCGGCAGCATCTGAGCGACGCGCTGCGCCCCGATGCCGACGTGCATGTGCTGCAGGCGCTGACCGGCGGCTGA
- a CDS encoding CoA-acylating methylmalonate-semialdehyde dehydrogenase, with translation MGAPEAFTATAEIGHFIGGRAVPSTSGRRQAVYNPATGAVARQVALASADEVNAAVAAAQAAFPAWADTPPLRRARVLNKFLQLLNEQRDTLAAMITAEHGKVFTDAQGEVTRGIEIVEFACGAPQLLKTDFTDQVGTGIDNWVLRQPLGVVAGITPFNFPVMVPMWMFPMAIATGNSFVLKPSERDPSPSLFIAELLKQAGLPDGVFNVVQGDKLAVDTLLTHPDVKAVSFVGSTPIAQYIYETGAKHGKRVQALGGAKNHMVVMPDADLEQSVDALIGAAYGSAGERCMAISVAVLVGDVADQIVPKLAERAKALKVKNGMELDAEMGPIVTPQALERIEGYIAHGVDEGAKLVVDGRGLKVPGHEQGFFTGGTLFDHVTPEMKIYKEEIFGPVLACVRVPDFASAVALVNAHEFGNGVACFTRDGHVAREFSRRIQVGMVGINVPIPVPMAWHGFGGWKKSLFGDMHAYGEEGVRFYTKQKSVMQRWPESTPKGAEFVMPTSK, from the coding sequence ATGGGCGCCCCCGAAGCTTTCACCGCCACCGCCGAGATCGGCCATTTCATCGGCGGACGTGCCGTGCCCAGCACGAGCGGGCGCCGTCAGGCGGTCTACAACCCGGCCACCGGCGCCGTCGCGCGCCAGGTCGCGCTGGCCTCGGCCGACGAGGTGAACGCTGCGGTCGCCGCCGCCCAGGCCGCGTTCCCGGCCTGGGCCGACACGCCGCCGCTGCGGCGCGCTCGGGTGCTGAACAAGTTCCTGCAGCTGCTCAACGAGCAGCGCGACACGCTGGCCGCGATGATCACCGCCGAGCACGGCAAGGTGTTCACCGACGCGCAGGGCGAGGTCACGCGCGGCATCGAGATCGTCGAGTTCGCCTGCGGCGCGCCGCAGCTGCTGAAGACCGACTTCACCGACCAGGTCGGCACGGGCATCGACAATTGGGTGCTGCGCCAGCCGCTGGGCGTGGTGGCCGGCATCACGCCGTTCAACTTCCCGGTCATGGTGCCGATGTGGATGTTCCCGATGGCCATCGCCACCGGCAACAGCTTCGTGCTCAAGCCCAGCGAGCGCGACCCCAGCCCCAGCCTCTTCATCGCCGAGCTGCTGAAGCAGGCCGGCCTGCCCGACGGCGTGTTCAACGTCGTGCAGGGCGACAAGCTGGCGGTCGACACGCTGCTGACCCACCCCGACGTGAAGGCGGTGAGCTTCGTCGGCTCGACCCCGATCGCGCAGTACATCTACGAGACCGGCGCGAAGCACGGCAAGCGCGTGCAGGCGCTTGGCGGTGCGAAGAACCACATGGTGGTGATGCCCGACGCCGACCTGGAGCAGAGCGTCGACGCGCTGATCGGCGCGGCCTACGGCTCGGCCGGCGAGCGCTGCATGGCGATCTCGGTGGCGGTGCTGGTGGGCGACGTGGCCGACCAGATCGTGCCGAAGCTCGCCGAGCGCGCCAAGGCGCTGAAGGTCAAGAACGGCATGGAGCTCGACGCCGAGATGGGCCCGATCGTCACGCCGCAGGCGCTCGAGCGCATCGAAGGCTACATCGCGCACGGCGTCGACGAGGGCGCGAAGCTGGTGGTCGACGGCCGCGGCCTGAAGGTGCCCGGTCACGAGCAGGGCTTCTTCACCGGCGGCACGCTGTTCGATCACGTGACGCCCGAGATGAAGATCTACAAGGAAGAGATCTTCGGCCCGGTGCTGGCCTGCGTGCGCGTGCCCGACTTCGCCAGCGCAGTGGCCCTGGTCAATGCGCACGAGTTCGGCAACGGCGTCGCCTGCTTCACGCGCGACGGTCACGTGGCGCGCGAGTTCTCGCGCCGCATCCAGGTCGGCATGGTCGGCATCAACGTGCCGATCCCGGTGCCGATGGCCTGGCACGGCTTCGGCGGCTGGAAGAAGAGCCTGTTCGGCGACATGCACGCCTACGGCGAGGAGGGCGTGCGCTTCTACACGAAGCAGAAGTCGGTGATGCAGCGCTGGCCCGAGAGCACGCCCAAGGGCGCCGAGTTCGTGATGCCGACGTCGAAGTAG
- a CDS encoding WD40/YVTN/BNR-like repeat-containing protein has product MPSNRLWVATRKGLLGWHRDDAGGWRPNAAPAFLGDPVSQVLHDARDGALYAALNLGHFGCKLHRSDDGGSHWQELAAPAYPAKPDGDDDPVPWDLKLIWSLAAGGPEQPGVLWAGTIPGGLFRSEDRGASWRLVESLWQRPERRGWFGGGYDHPGIHSVLVDPRDSRRLLLGISCGGVWRSDDEGANWALSAQGMRAAFMPPDQAHEQNIQDPHRVVQCRAAPDTLWAQHHNGIFVSRDGARSWQEIPEAGPSVFGFAVAVHPQQPATAWFVPAVKDECRVPVDGRLVVTRTRDGGASFETLTRGLPPPPAYDLVYRHALGVDASGERLAMASTSGNLWLSENGGDDWQCLSTHLPPVSALAFD; this is encoded by the coding sequence ATGCCGTCGAACCGACTCTGGGTCGCCACCCGCAAGGGTTTGCTGGGCTGGCACCGCGACGACGCCGGCGGGTGGCGGCCGAACGCCGCACCGGCCTTCCTCGGCGACCCGGTCAGTCAAGTCCTGCATGACGCACGCGACGGCGCGCTGTACGCCGCGCTGAACCTCGGTCATTTCGGCTGCAAGCTGCACCGCAGCGACGATGGTGGCAGCCACTGGCAGGAGCTGGCCGCACCGGCCTATCCGGCCAAGCCGGACGGCGACGACGATCCGGTGCCCTGGGATCTGAAGCTGATCTGGAGCCTCGCCGCCGGCGGGCCTGAACAGCCCGGCGTGCTGTGGGCCGGCACCATCCCAGGGGGCCTGTTCCGCTCCGAAGACCGAGGTGCGAGCTGGCGACTGGTCGAGTCGCTGTGGCAACGCCCCGAGCGCCGCGGCTGGTTCGGCGGCGGCTACGACCACCCGGGCATCCACAGCGTGCTGGTCGACCCGCGCGACAGCCGGCGACTGCTGCTCGGGATCTCCTGCGGCGGCGTCTGGCGCAGCGACGACGAGGGCGCGAACTGGGCGCTGTCGGCGCAGGGCATGCGCGCGGCCTTCATGCCGCCCGACCAGGCTCATGAACAGAACATCCAGGACCCGCACCGCGTGGTGCAGTGCCGCGCCGCACCGGACACGCTGTGGGCCCAGCACCACAACGGCATCTTCGTCAGCCGCGACGGCGCACGCAGCTGGCAGGAGATCCCCGAGGCCGGCCCCTCGGTGTTCGGCTTCGCGGTGGCCGTCCACCCGCAGCAGCCTGCGACCGCCTGGTTCGTGCCGGCCGTGAAGGACGAGTGCCGGGTGCCGGTCGACGGCCGGCTGGTGGTGACGCGCACGCGCGACGGCGGCGCCAGCTTCGAGACGCTGACGCGCGGGCTGCCGCCGCCGCCCGCCTACGACCTGGTCTATCGCCATGCGCTCGGGGTCGATGCCAGCGGCGAACGCCTCGCAATGGCGTCCACCAGCGGCAACCTCTGGCTCAGCGAGAACGGCGGCGACGACTGGCAATGCCTGTCCACTCACCTGCCGCCGGTGAGCGCACTCGCGTTCGATTGA
- a CDS encoding PhoX family protein: MPKDFSTMEDSNSSANPAFQQLSDPVRRVLLRGGLAASVGGLLAPLAGCGAPARAPGGALLGFRAVPASSADAVVVPPGYVAEVIYAWGDAIGAPGLAAGQPAFRGDGSHSAEDQQLQAGMHHDGMHFFPAGRGDRGLLVVNHEYTDEGLLHADGMQTWSAEKVRKSQAALGVSVVELARAADGRWAVQRPSAYARRISARTPMTISGPAAGHALMRTEFDPGGREVIGTFNNCAHGVTPWGTYLACEENFVGYFHGPAQPDAHAKRWGLTPGGYGLRWHEHDARFNATLHPNEFNRFGWVVEIDPLDPRSTPVKRTALGRAAHEGAFVTQAADGRAVVYMGEDARFEYLYKFVSRDPVRTGGYANNREVLDHGTLYVARFDSDGTGEWLALVHGQNGLDAQAGFADQGELLVKSRQASDKVGATKMDRPEWIAGDPRTATLYCSLTNNSRRGTDGYPAVDAANPRARNTMGEVIRWTEVGGHAATRFLWDHFILAGDPANERAEARGNVKGDPFGSPDGLWFDARGVLWIATDASPTALGQGDYARLGNNMLLAADPRSGEVRRFLTGPVGCEITGMVGTPDLRTLFVNIQHPGEGGNDPGDPAAARKRSTWPGGGGRPRSATVAIRRIDGGAIGT, from the coding sequence ATGCCCAAGGACTTTTCGACGATGGAGGACTCCAACTCCTCTGCCAACCCGGCCTTCCAGCAGCTCAGCGATCCGGTGCGGCGCGTGCTGCTGCGAGGCGGGCTCGCCGCCAGCGTGGGTGGGCTGCTCGCGCCGCTGGCCGGCTGCGGCGCGCCGGCGCGGGCTCCGGGCGGGGCACTGCTGGGCTTTCGCGCAGTGCCGGCGTCGAGTGCCGATGCCGTGGTGGTGCCGCCGGGCTATGTGGCCGAGGTGATCTACGCCTGGGGCGACGCGATCGGCGCACCGGGCCTCGCGGCCGGTCAGCCGGCTTTCCGCGGCGACGGCAGCCACAGCGCCGAGGACCAGCAGCTGCAGGCCGGCATGCACCACGACGGCATGCACTTCTTCCCGGCGGGCCGCGGCGATCGTGGCCTGCTGGTGGTGAACCACGAGTACACCGACGAAGGCCTGCTGCATGCCGACGGCATGCAGACCTGGAGCGCCGAGAAGGTGCGCAAGTCGCAGGCGGCGCTCGGCGTGTCGGTGGTCGAGCTGGCTCGTGCGGCGGACGGGCGCTGGGCGGTGCAGCGCCCGTCGGCCTATGCGCGGCGCATCAGCGCCCGCACGCCGATGACGATCAGCGGGCCGGCCGCCGGCCACGCGCTGATGCGGACGGAGTTCGATCCCGGTGGCCGCGAGGTCATCGGCACCTTCAACAACTGCGCGCACGGCGTCACGCCCTGGGGCACCTACCTGGCCTGCGAGGAGAACTTCGTCGGCTACTTCCACGGCCCGGCGCAGCCGGATGCTCATGCGAAGCGCTGGGGCCTGACACCGGGCGGCTACGGTCTGCGCTGGCACGAGCACGACGCGCGCTTCAACGCCACGCTGCATCCGAACGAGTTCAACCGTTTCGGCTGGGTGGTGGAGATCGACCCGCTCGACCCGCGCAGCACCCCGGTCAAGCGCACCGCGCTCGGCCGCGCGGCGCACGAGGGCGCCTTCGTCACGCAGGCGGCCGACGGGCGTGCGGTGGTCTACATGGGCGAGGATGCGCGCTTCGAGTACCTCTACAAGTTCGTGTCGCGTGACCCGGTGCGCACCGGCGGTTACGCGAACAACCGCGAAGTGCTGGACCACGGCACGCTGTACGTGGCCCGTTTCGACTCGGACGGTACGGGCGAATGGCTGGCGTTGGTTCACGGCCAGAACGGACTCGATGCGCAGGCGGGCTTTGCCGACCAGGGCGAACTGCTGGTGAAGTCGCGCCAGGCGAGCGACAAGGTCGGCGCGACCAAGATGGACCGCCCCGAGTGGATCGCCGGCGACCCGCGCACCGCGACGCTGTACTGCTCGCTCACCAACAACAGCCGCCGCGGCACCGACGGCTATCCGGCCGTCGACGCCGCGAATCCGCGCGCGCGCAACACCATGGGCGAGGTGATCCGCTGGACGGAGGTGGGAGGCCACGCCGCGACGCGCTTCCTGTGGGACCACTTCATCCTGGCCGGCGATCCGGCCAACGAGCGCGCCGAGGCGCGCGGCAACGTGAAGGGCGACCCGTTCGGCAGCCCGGACGGCCTGTGGTTCGACGCGCGCGGCGTGCTGTGGATCGCGACCGATGCGTCGCCGACGGCGCTGGGTCAGGGCGACTACGCCCGACTGGGCAACAACATGCTGCTGGCCGCCGATCCGCGCAGCGGCGAGGTGCGGCGCTTTCTCACCGGGCCGGTCGGCTGCGAGATCACCGGCATGGTCGGCACGCCGGACCTGCGCACGCTGTTCGTCAACATCCAGCATCCCGGCGAGGGCGGCAACGACCCCGGCGATCCCGCCGCTGCAAGAAAGCGCTCCACCTGGCCCGGCGGCGGCGGGCGGCCGCGCTCGGCCACAGTGGCGATCCGGCGCATCGACGGCGGCGCGATCGGCACCTGA
- a CDS encoding LysR family transcriptional regulator ArgP, whose translation MQNLDPAALDCLAALADDGSFERAAQRLSITQSAVSQRLRALESQVGQLLVVRARPLRLTEPGKVLLRFARQLQAMRADVARELGERMQSQARLPIAVNADSLATWVLPALDGLVQQGLKDGFGLELIVDDQDFTHEWLRQGQVLGCVSTVPQALRGCRVEPLGVMRYIAVASPGFVARELGGDAAAGLHRGNFARVPFLVFNRKDDTQTQWVAQAFGVRAPRLEERFVPSSEAYVRAAALGWGIGVVPELQVRERLAQGELLCLRPDIGIEVALYWHQWKLGDDSGLPVRAARLDEVGAALARGAAMALDR comes from the coding sequence ATGCAGAACCTCGATCCCGCCGCGCTCGATTGCCTGGCGGCGCTGGCCGACGATGGCAGCTTCGAGCGCGCCGCGCAGCGGCTGTCGATCACGCAGTCGGCGGTGTCGCAGCGGCTGCGGGCGCTCGAGTCCCAGGTCGGCCAGCTGCTGGTGGTGCGGGCCCGGCCGTTGCGGCTGACCGAGCCGGGCAAGGTGCTGCTGCGTTTCGCGCGGCAGTTGCAGGCCATGCGTGCCGACGTCGCGCGCGAACTCGGCGAGCGCATGCAGTCGCAGGCCCGGCTGCCGATCGCCGTCAACGCCGACAGCCTCGCCACCTGGGTGCTGCCCGCGCTGGACGGCCTGGTGCAGCAGGGCCTGAAAGACGGCTTCGGGCTGGAACTGATCGTCGACGACCAGGACTTCACCCACGAGTGGCTGCGCCAGGGCCAAGTGCTGGGCTGCGTGTCGACCGTGCCGCAGGCGCTGCGTGGCTGCCGCGTCGAGCCGCTCGGCGTGATGCGCTACATCGCGGTGGCCAGCCCCGGCTTCGTGGCGCGTGAGCTGGGCGGCGACGCGGCCGCCGGCCTGCACCGCGGCAACTTCGCGCGCGTGCCTTTCCTGGTGTTCAACCGCAAGGACGACACGCAGACGCAGTGGGTCGCCCAGGCCTTCGGAGTGCGCGCGCCGAGGCTGGAGGAGCGTTTCGTGCCGTCTTCCGAGGCCTATGTGCGGGCCGCCGCCCTGGGTTGGGGCATCGGCGTGGTGCCGGAGCTGCAGGTGCGCGAACGGCTCGCGCAAGGCGAGCTGTTGTGCCTGCGCCCCGACATCGGCATCGAGGTGGCGCTCTACTGGCACCAGTGGAAGCTGGGCGACGACAGCGGCCTGCCGGTGCGCGCCGCGCGGCTGGACGAGGTGGGCGCGGCGCTGGCGCGCGGCGCCGCCATGGCGCTGGATCGCTGA
- a CDS encoding LysR family transcriptional regulator — MSTTPNAPLWPHVHALGTIAQSGSFTLAAQRLGLSKAAVSQRIAELERAVGVPLLQRTTRSVRLTEAGKQLVDETAASFAQIEQSLLGVRDLASQPQGLVRMTAPVALGRQHVGPQLESFLRAWPGIRVELDLSDRLVNLAHEGFDLAVRHTSAPPDSHVAWKLCASRTLLLASPAYLRRRGTPRHPDELAGHDCLPYLRSGPALWAFEQAATRGRRSEPERARVTVTGLLRANNSEVLRDAVLAGLGLALLPDFSAAAAVKAGRLREVLPDWRPVGFFGDAIYALRPFSAQVPRAVRSLVEHLRAALAPGFEP, encoded by the coding sequence ATGAGCACGACCCCCAACGCGCCGCTGTGGCCCCACGTGCATGCCCTCGGCACGATCGCGCAGAGCGGCAGTTTCACGCTCGCTGCGCAGCGGCTCGGCCTGTCGAAGGCAGCGGTCAGCCAGCGCATCGCCGAACTCGAGCGTGCGGTCGGCGTGCCGCTGCTGCAGCGTACGACGCGCAGCGTGCGGCTCACCGAGGCCGGCAAGCAGCTGGTCGACGAGACCGCCGCCAGCTTTGCGCAGATCGAGCAGAGCCTGCTCGGCGTGCGCGACCTGGCCTCGCAGCCGCAGGGCCTGGTGCGGATGACGGCGCCGGTCGCGCTGGGGCGCCAGCATGTCGGTCCACAGCTCGAGAGCTTTCTGCGCGCCTGGCCCGGCATCCGCGTCGAACTCGACCTGTCGGACCGGCTGGTCAACCTCGCGCACGAGGGCTTCGACCTCGCGGTGCGCCACACCAGTGCGCCGCCCGACAGCCACGTGGCGTGGAAGCTGTGCGCGTCGCGCACGCTGCTGCTGGCCTCGCCGGCCTACCTGCGGCGGCGCGGCACGCCCCGCCATCCCGACGAGTTGGCGGGGCACGATTGCCTGCCCTATCTGCGCAGCGGGCCGGCGCTGTGGGCCTTCGAGCAGGCCGCGACCCGGGGCCGCCGCAGCGAGCCGGAGCGGGCCCGCGTCACCGTGACGGGCCTGCTGCGGGCCAACAACTCCGAGGTGCTGCGCGACGCAGTGCTGGCTGGTCTGGGGCTCGCGCTGCTGCCCGACTTCAGCGCGGCCGCGGCGGTGAAGGCCGGTCGGCTGCGCGAGGTGCTGCCCGACTGGCGGCCGGTCGGCTTCTTCGGCGATGCGATCTATGCGCTGCGACCCTTCAGCGCGCAGGTGCCGCGGGCCGTGCGCTCGCTGGTCGAGCACCTGCGTGCCGCCCTGGCGCCGGGTTTCGAGCCCTGA